The Pirellulales bacterium region CAGCAGCACTAGCGGCACAAACTACGGTAACAGCCTGCCAACTTCCGCTGCTCCACAAATCAGCACGATGAATAGTCCTTACGTGAAAAGCGACGTGATCTTCCTCGATTTGAATAACGACGGCACAGACGAAACCGCTTACTCGACTGACGGCAAAAATCTGTTGGGAAAATGGTATTTCGACGGCACGAACTGGAACTTGGTTGGAACCTGGACCGGCACAAAAACTAGCATCAACAACATCAACTCGCTCGAAGCTTTTGTGTATCAAGGCAATGTCGAACTGCTCGCAGCCACGCAGCTTGGTCAACTCTTTCAATTTACCGACACTAATGGAATCAACAGCAGCTTCGGTGGCGCCTCGTTCGCCACGACAACACCAACACCATACCTTACTATCGGTGGTACAGCGAGTTTTCGGGGGATGGCAATTCTTAGCGTTCCTGAACCGGCGACCGTTACTCTGCTAGCCGCAGCGATTCCTTTCTTCCTCGGTTGCCGTCGTTGGAGAGTTCGTTAATGCGCCTTTTGACGGTTTATGGGATGCTGGTGTTGATGGCCGGCTCAATGGCTATCGCCGACGCCGATGGGCCAGGAGCCGTTGCTCCGGAAGCCGAGGTCGTAGCCGTACCAGTGCCACTGCATTGCTCGCAGCCGGCCCCGGTTAACCGACTGACCGGCGCTGCGATTTGGGTCAATCCGCTGGACGCGGCAGAAAGTCGCGTCATTATCACCAACCAGTCCCGCGGAATCGAAGTTCATGATCTGGCCGGGTACTTGCTCAAGCATTTGGACGAAGGCTTTCAGACTGATTCGATCATAATCTTGCACGGTTTTCCACTCGCCGGCAAACCGATCGACTTGGTGCTTGCAACCTATCCCGATGAGCGCGTGAGCGGCGTGAAAATGTGGTGCATTCAGGCTGAAAAAGCCAAACTCAAGCCGCTAGACAGCGACCAGTTTGTTGTGCCGGACAATCCCGAACCTCACGGTATTGCCGCCTATCACAGCCGTAAGACTGATAAGTTCTACGTATTCGTCTCGTCAAAAGAGGGCGAGATCGACCAGTTAGAACTTACCAGCGACAAGAACGGCAAGGTTACGGCCACGCCAGTTTGCCACTTCAGCGTGCCTAGTAAAACTCACGGATGCATCGCCGATGAAGAGCGCGGCGTGGTCTATTTTTCTGAAGAAAAGGCAGGCGTCTGGCGATTCAACGCCGAGCCTGAGGCAGGTAAACAAGGCGCGAAAGTAATCAGCGTTGGTGAGCATGGGCTAATTCCCGACGTCGAAGGGATTGGTCTCTATTCGCTGCCTGGCTCAAAAGGCTACCTGGTGGTCGTTGGCCAAGGCAAGAAGACGGACCGATCGCGAGTGAACGTGTATGACCGCCAAGACTACCATTTTGTGGGTGCGATCATTCCATCGGCCGCAGACGGCAACGGCGTCGAATTCGCATCCGCGGTCGCCGTGACTAGCGCTCCGCTGCCCGAGTTTCCCGAAGGGTTATTGCTCATTCGCGACCACATCAATCCCAACGCCAGCGAAGATTTCAAATATTATTCTTGGGCCGACTGTGCGAAGGCCCTACAACTTGGAAGTGCCTTGACCGATCCCAATGCGTCGGCGAAATAGTTTCTTAGTGTGTGGCGAAGGTGGTTATCCGATGTCAGCACACACTTGTCGTCGGCAGGCGTTTACTTTGATCGAATTGTTGGCGGTCATCGCTATCATCGGAATTCTAGTGGCACTCCTGTTGCCTGCGGTGCAGTCGGCTCGCGAATCGGCGCGCCGCATGCAGTGTACCAACAACACCAAGCAAATTGCTTTGGCAATTCATGCATTTCTTTCTGCCAACAAGGCCTTTCCGCCTGGATTGCCGAACTGTTCTCCCTTGGCTTCCCAATGGGAAAGCGGTGGTGCGCAAATGGGCGATTACATGGCAACCTGCCAAGGTCCCAGTTGGGCGTCGAACATTTTCGATTTCTTAGGCGAAAAATTCTTCAACGATCGCATCTGGGCGTGCGCCCAGTACAATAAACACATTTGCGACGATTGCGAGCACGATGATGCAGGGGGCGCTCCTGGCACCGGCGGCTCCACTCGCATGACGGTCGCTGCCTATCTTTGCCCTAGCGCTTCGAGTATGTCGATTTTGTTCGGCAGTAAGGACCCTGTGGTCAATGGTTTGGGTGGAACGATCGGCGGCAGCGACTCGGTTGCCGGCTTGGAGAATTTGGCCAAGGGCAATTACGCGGCAAATTTTGGCAAAGACTCCTACGTTAATTCGGCGGCGCCAGGCATGGCCGGCATGCCCGGTATCAATTACGACGTGCGCAACGCAGGTCTGTTTGAAGTCGTTTCGCTGCCAGTGCCATTTTTTTCCAGCCAGCAAAAGGGAGTTTTCAAAATGGCTCGCAATCGCGGGGTAAAACCGCGAGAAGTCACCGACGGACTTTCGAAAACGCTCATGATTTCCGAAGTGCAAATTTGGGATACTTATAAAGACGTCCGTGGAGTCTGGTCCTGTGGCTCCCCGGGCGCATCGACGTTTCTGGCAAAAACAGGTCCGAATTCGGTAATGCCCGACACCATCATCGGCTGTGATTCCACAATTCCCTCCAGCAACCCATTGAATTGCACCCAAAACCAAATAGATGGCCAGCTTTGGGCCGCTGCGCGGAGCGGTCATCCAGGAGGTGTGGTGGCGGCTATGGGAGACGGCTCGGTAACTTTCTTCGTCGATAATATCGATCTTGCTGTCTGGCAAGCTTTATCGACACGCGCCGGAAATGAAGCAGAAATGAATCCGTGACACGGCGCATACTGGGTTCGCGCGAAGTGCCCGTCGAATCGTCCAGGCATGACAATCAGCGTGCAGTCTGACTAACACAGCGGCATTATGTAACTGCAGCGGCGGCCAACATGTTTTGCATGCTTTGGCGGGCAAGGTGTTCGATGCCGGGGGTGTAGTCGAACACTTCCACGGAGACCCAGCCGCGCCAGTCGATGGCATTCAGCGCCTGAAAGATCGGCTTCATATCGAGCTGGCCCATGCCGGGGCCTTGGCGGTTGGGATCGTTGGCGTGGAAGTGAACCATGATGTCGCGGTTGGTCCGGATGATGTCGGCCGGCGGTTGCGCTTCGCTGGCCATGGCTTTGCAATCCAGATGCAGCCGCACGTGCGGCGAGTTGACAAGGTTGATAAGTTCGCGCCCCTCGGCGGCAGTGAGCAAAAAATCTCCCTCGGCCGGACCCAGCGGTTCCAAGGCAATGGTTACGCCGCATTCGTCCAGCACCGGCAGCGCGGCCCGCAAAACGTCGGCCGCGTAACCCATCGCTTGCGGCTTGGTGACGCCGGGCAGCAGATTGCGCTGCTGCGGGGAGCCGAGGACCATGATCGAGCCGCCCAAGTCGCGGCACAGCCGGGCCAGCTCGCAAAGGTAGTCGGCCGTTTTACTTTGCACGGCCCGATCGGGCGAGGTGAGATAAAATCCTTCGGTCTTGGCCAGCAGCCAGTGGAGGCCAACGACTTCCAAACCCGCCGCTTCAGCCTGCCGCCGCACTTGAGCGCGCTGGCGCGGCAAAACTTCGGTTGCATACCGGGCCAGCGTGAACGGCGCAATTTCAATGCCGGTATAGCCGCACTCGCGGGCAAAAGCAAACGCCCGATCGAAGGGCCAATCTTGGAAAGTTTCGTTGCAAATGGCGTAGCGGAACATGGCGAGGAGTGAGGGGTGAGGAGTGAGGAACCAAGGAAACAGGCTGGTTGTTTTCCACACACTGTTAAAGCCGTGCGGAAAGGATTAGATTATTGCGTCTTTCCACGGCGATAGTAATATATGTACATGCGCCCACTTTCTGGTAGAATGCCAATTCACCGGGCGCGTAATTTGACACAAGAGGTGTCTGTGTGGCTTTGAAACCCAACCGCATTCATCAGGGCGATTGCGTCGAACTGCTGGCCAAGCTGGAGCCGGGCAGTGTGCATCTGGCATTTGCCGATCCGCCATTCAACATCGGCTACGAGTACGACGTGTACGACGACCGCAAGGCGTACGAGCATTATCTGGATTGGTCGCGCGAGTGGATGGCCGGCGTGCACCGGGCCTTGCGGCCCGATGGCACGTTCTGGCTGGCGATTGGCGATGAATATGCGGCGGAGCTGAAACTGGCGGCCCGCGATTTGGGCTTCAGTTGCCGGAGCTGGGTGATTTGGTATTACACGTTCGGCGTGAACTGCACACGGAAGTTCAACCGCTCGCACGCCCATCTGTTCCATTTTTTGAAAGACCCGAAGCGGTTCACATTCAACGAGAACGATCCGGCAATTCGCGTTCCCTCGGCCCGGCAGTTGGTGTATGCCGATGCTCGGGCCAATCCCAAGGGGCGGTTGCCGGACGATACGTGGATTTTGCGGCCGCAAGATTTGCAAGGCGGCTTCAGCGAAGATTCCGACACGTGGTATTTTCCGCGCGTGGCGGGGACTTTCAAAGAGCGGGCCGGCTTTCACGGCTGCCAGATGCCCGAGCAATTGTTGGGGCGGATTGTGCGGGCCAGCTCAAATGTCGGCGATTTGGTGCTCGATCCATTCACCGGCAGCGGCACGACACTTACGGTGGCGAAAAAATTGGGACGCAGTTGGATTGGCTGCGAACTTTCGCAAGAATATGTGCGGCAGGCGACGGAGCGGATTGAACGGGCGTCGGTCGGCGAATCGCTGAACGGCGCGGCCGATCCATTGGCCAGCGCGCCGGCGACGGTGAATGGCAAGCGGCGAAAATCAACGGGCAAACGTAAAACGGTTCTTTCCAAACGATAATTGGACCGTTGACAGTCGTCAAATGTGACGCTAAAGTGCCTATCAGTGCGTTGGTGGTTGGCCGAGGCGTTTGATTTTCGGCCGACAAACAGGGAACTCCGGTGCGAATCCGGGACGGCCCCGCCGCTGTAACCGAGCGGTAACGCACGTCGTTTTCTAATTGCCATTGCTGTGCGGTTCAAATTGTGAAAGCAATTTGGCTGCGGCGGCGAGAAGGCTTTGGCGACGTGCGGCTCGGAAGTCAGAAGACCTACCAGCGCTTTTTGTGCCGTATGTGCTGCGAGGGACAGCATCGGCCCACGATTTCATTTTGCTGAAATGTTGTGCTGGGATGAATGCCATGCGCTTGCGATTGCGCGCTACGATCCCCCGGCAAAGCCTGGGGCTTGGGGGTGATTGCTTCTTGATTGTTGAGCGCGGATTCACGCTGGTGGAGCTGCTGGTGGTGCTGGCGATTATCGGCGTGCTGGTGGCGCTGCTCATGCCGGCGGTGCAAGGGGCGCGGGAAGCGGCTCGGCGAGCGACCTGCCTGAACAATTTGCGGCAGATCGGCGTCGGGCTGCACCATTACAACGCAGCCAAGCGAGAATTTCCGATCGGGTGCATTTGCTGCAATTCCGTTCCAGGCTGCAGTGCGCCGCTACGGCAAATTGCCTGGAGCGCGTATCTGCTTCCCTACATCGAAGAAAAACATGCTTGGGAAATTTTTGACACCACGCAGCCGTACAACAGCGCGGCCAATCATGAAGCGGCCCGAACGATTATTGCGACCTATTTGTGCCCCTCCACGGTTAGGGCTCCGCAGCGCACCGGCTTGACCACCGGCGACGTGAATGGCAACGGGCAATGGGATCCGGGCGACGACCTGGCGTACATCGATTACGGCGGCATGTTCGGGCATCCGCCGAGCCTGGCCGGCTATGCGATGGAGGGCAATTTGGTGCTGGGCAACGGCGCCATGATTTACGAGAAGGCCATTTCCGTACAGCAGATTACCGACGGCCTATCGCAAACCATTCTGGTTGGAGAAGACAGCGGGCGGGGACCTTTGCTGAACGGCGAGTGGGTCGACGGGCAAAACATTTTCGACGTGACCGTGGCCATCAATAGAAGTCAAAACAACGAATTGTGGAGCGACCATGCGGGGGGCGTGAACGTGGCGTTTTGCGACGGCTCCGCACGGTTTTTGTCGGAGGCAATGCAAACCAGCGTGCTATTTGCACTGTGCACGCGCGCTGGACAAGAGGTGATTCCGGCCAATGCGTATTAAGCGATTACTTTTTTGATCAGAGGAGCGCAACTTATGAAAAAAATCGTGGCGATATTTACCTGGGTGGTGTTTACGGTGTGCCAACACGCTGGGGCAGCGCCGCTGAGCGACGTGCCTTTGCCCGGTGGTTTTTTGAACGCCGAGTATACCGTGGGGAGCGGGCCGAATCTTTCGCTGGTGATTATCGATTTTGCGGACACCGGCGGCGGGGCATACGCCTTCGGTTATCGCTGGAGCACGCCGACCGATTTCGGCACGGTGGTGCAGGACCTTGCCGGCGGCAAAAGCGCGAGCTGTGTTTCGCTCCAGCCCACGGTGATCGACGACCCAACGTATGGTTCGTACGTGGATAATTTTCAGTACGGAGCAGAGCAAGGAAATGAGAGCGATTATTGGCGATTGGAAGTTGGCAGTTACGGCAGCGGCGGC contains the following coding sequences:
- a CDS encoding DUF1559 domain-containing protein codes for the protein MRLRLRATIPRQSLGLGGDCFLIVERGFTLVELLVVLAIIGVLVALLMPAVQGAREAARRATCLNNLRQIGVGLHHYNAAKREFPIGCICCNSVPGCSAPLRQIAWSAYLLPYIEEKHAWEIFDTTQPYNSAANHEAARTIIATYLCPSTVRAPQRTGLTTGDVNGNGQWDPGDDLAYIDYGGMFGHPPSLAGYAMEGNLVLGNGAMIYEKAISVQQITDGLSQTILVGEDSGRGPLLNGEWVDGQNIFDVTVAINRSQNNELWSDHAGGVNVAFCDGSARFLSEAMQTSVLFALCTRAGQEVIPANAY
- a CDS encoding sugar phosphate isomerase/epimerase family protein, yielding MFRYAICNETFQDWPFDRAFAFARECGYTGIEIAPFTLARYATEVLPRQRAQVRRQAEAAGLEVVGLHWLLAKTEGFYLTSPDRAVQSKTADYLCELARLCRDLGGSIMVLGSPQQRNLLPGVTKPQAMGYAADVLRAALPVLDECGVTIALEPLGPAEGDFLLTAAEGRELINLVNSPHVRLHLDCKAMASEAQPPADIIRTNRDIMVHFHANDPNRQGPGMGQLDMKPIFQALNAIDWRGWVSVEVFDYTPGIEHLARQSMQNMLAAAAVT
- a CDS encoding phytase → MRLLTVYGMLVLMAGSMAIADADGPGAVAPEAEVVAVPVPLHCSQPAPVNRLTGAAIWVNPLDAAESRVIITNQSRGIEVHDLAGYLLKHLDEGFQTDSIIILHGFPLAGKPIDLVLATYPDERVSGVKMWCIQAEKAKLKPLDSDQFVVPDNPEPHGIAAYHSRKTDKFYVFVSSKEGEIDQLELTSDKNGKVTATPVCHFSVPSKTHGCIADEERGVVYFSEEKAGVWRFNAEPEAGKQGAKVISVGEHGLIPDVEGIGLYSLPGSKGYLVVVGQGKKTDRSRVNVYDRQDYHFVGAIIPSAADGNGVEFASAVAVTSAPLPEFPEGLLLIRDHINPNASEDFKYYSWADCAKALQLGSALTDPNASAK
- a CDS encoding DUF1559 domain-containing protein; this translates as MSAHTCRRQAFTLIELLAVIAIIGILVALLLPAVQSARESARRMQCTNNTKQIALAIHAFLSANKAFPPGLPNCSPLASQWESGGAQMGDYMATCQGPSWASNIFDFLGEKFFNDRIWACAQYNKHICDDCEHDDAGGAPGTGGSTRMTVAAYLCPSASSMSILFGSKDPVVNGLGGTIGGSDSVAGLENLAKGNYAANFGKDSYVNSAAPGMAGMPGINYDVRNAGLFEVVSLPVPFFSSQQKGVFKMARNRGVKPREVTDGLSKTLMISEVQIWDTYKDVRGVWSCGSPGASTFLAKTGPNSVMPDTIIGCDSTIPSSNPLNCTQNQIDGQLWAAARSGHPGGVVAAMGDGSVTFFVDNIDLAVWQALSTRAGNEAEMNP
- a CDS encoding site-specific DNA-methyltransferase, yielding MALKPNRIHQGDCVELLAKLEPGSVHLAFADPPFNIGYEYDVYDDRKAYEHYLDWSREWMAGVHRALRPDGTFWLAIGDEYAAELKLAARDLGFSCRSWVIWYYTFGVNCTRKFNRSHAHLFHFLKDPKRFTFNENDPAIRVPSARQLVYADARANPKGRLPDDTWILRPQDLQGGFSEDSDTWYFPRVAGTFKERAGFHGCQMPEQLLGRIVRASSNVGDLVLDPFTGSGTTLTVAKKLGRSWIGCELSQEYVRQATERIERASVGESLNGAADPLASAPATVNGKRRKSTGKRKTVLSKR